A genomic region of Chlorobaculum parvum NCIB 8327 contains the following coding sequences:
- a CDS encoding FtsW/RodA/SpoVE family cell cycle protein, with the protein MLKFLTMPDLSGGTPELLPAQPGNGDAFAGKLLLFIVVVLMCIGIVVVYSSGAGWAEKKFADPQYFLWRQLTFAVLGLGVIFAVGHIDYHLFMKASKALLFLSIVALAMLLVLKLVGVIHGAARWLGFGPLKFQASDLAKYAIILHFSRLLAEKRNYIRDLHTGYYPMLILLMTVVVLVALEPNFSTSSLIALIGFTLMFIGGIRIKHLLATGAALIPIAAAFAIAAPYRVARLVAFGGGEDQLSYQVRQALLGLGNGGLLGLGLGASKQRELYLPLSYNDFVFVVIGEEYGFIGALVVLLLFAGLLACGIIIAKHAPDLYGRYVATGVTIAIVLYAFINIAVASHLLPTTGVALPFISYGGTALLFNSLGIGMLVSISRYRKKVETVQRAEALLDSKGGRS; encoded by the coding sequence ATGCTGAAGTTTCTGACCATGCCGGACTTGTCCGGCGGAACACCGGAGCTGCTTCCGGCACAGCCGGGTAACGGGGATGCTTTTGCGGGTAAGCTGCTGCTCTTCATCGTGGTGGTGCTGATGTGTATCGGCATTGTGGTGGTTTACAGCAGCGGCGCGGGCTGGGCTGAAAAGAAGTTCGCCGATCCGCAATACTTCCTCTGGCGTCAGCTCACCTTTGCCGTGCTGGGGCTTGGCGTGATCTTTGCGGTCGGCCATATCGACTACCATCTGTTCATGAAGGCCAGCAAAGCTTTGTTGTTCCTCAGCATCGTGGCGCTGGCCATGCTGCTGGTGCTCAAACTTGTCGGTGTTATTCATGGTGCGGCCCGATGGCTCGGCTTCGGGCCGCTGAAGTTCCAGGCTTCCGATCTTGCCAAGTACGCGATCATCCTGCACTTTTCGCGGTTGCTTGCCGAAAAGCGAAACTATATCAGGGATTTGCACACCGGTTACTATCCGATGCTGATTCTGCTGATGACTGTGGTTGTTCTGGTTGCGCTTGAGCCGAACTTCAGCACCTCCTCGCTGATTGCGCTGATCGGTTTCACGCTGATGTTTATCGGCGGCATCAGAATCAAGCACCTCCTGGCTACGGGCGCGGCGCTGATTCCGATCGCGGCGGCGTTCGCGATTGCCGCGCCGTATCGCGTGGCCCGTCTGGTGGCATTTGGCGGCGGAGAGGATCAGTTGAGCTATCAGGTCAGGCAGGCGTTGCTCGGCCTAGGCAATGGCGGCCTGCTCGGCCTCGGCCTCGGGGCCAGCAAGCAGCGCGAACTGTACCTGCCTCTCTCCTACAACGACTTCGTTTTCGTGGTCATCGGCGAGGAGTACGGCTTTATTGGCGCGCTGGTGGTGCTCCTGCTTTTCGCAGGCCTGCTTGCCTGCGGCATCATCATCGCCAAGCACGCTCCCGACCTGTATGGTCGGTACGTGGCCACAGGCGTCACCATCGCCATCGTTCTGTATGCGTTCATCAACATCGCAGTTGCCAGTCACCTGTTGCCGACGACCGGCGTTGCGCTGCCATTCATCAGTTACGGCGGCACGGCGCTGCTGTTCAATTCGCTC
- the murD gene encoding UDP-N-acetylmuramoyl-L-alanine--D-glutamate ligase, producing the protein MNPEALKGVAVSVIGAGKSGVAAAGLLASAGARPLVSEFGTVKAEAAEQMRALGVPFEEGGHSERVFEAELCVVSPGIPRTAPVIREMEARGISVVSEIELASWFCRARIIGITGTDGKTTTATLIHRICEADGEQQGYRAFSVGNIGTPFSSEVSGMEPDDIAVLELSSYQLEGCSSFRPNIAVLTNITPDHMDRYGGDIHAYARAKFRIHASQQAGDTLIYNHDDPLLRAHFEGDGPWPFKVVRTGLKAESFEGVSEDFVSVADGWIVIRTAGLTEQFMPVDEVMKPGFRGEHNLYNVLSSVAAARAAGVRDDAVRRSLSEFGGVEHRQEFVGSFCGVDWINDSKATNVNAMRQALQTVPAGMVLIAGGRDKGNDYASIAELVKEKVSCIVAIGESRGKIAEAFRGVVPVFEAASLHEAVELARQSARPGGSVLFSPACSSFDMFSDFEDRGRQFKQSVREMASC; encoded by the coding sequence GTGAATCCGGAAGCGCTGAAAGGAGTGGCGGTGTCGGTTATCGGCGCCGGAAAAAGCGGAGTGGCTGCAGCTGGCCTGCTTGCCAGTGCCGGAGCGCGTCCGCTGGTCAGCGAGTTTGGCACCGTCAAAGCCGAAGCTGCGGAGCAAATGCGGGCGCTTGGCGTGCCGTTCGAAGAGGGCGGGCACTCGGAGCGGGTGTTCGAGGCGGAATTGTGCGTGGTGAGCCCCGGTATTCCGCGTACTGCTCCGGTCATCCGGGAGATGGAGGCTCGCGGCATTTCCGTGGTCAGCGAGATCGAGCTGGCCTCGTGGTTCTGCCGGGCGCGCATTATCGGCATCACCGGTACGGACGGGAAGACCACCACGGCTACGCTCATTCACCGTATCTGCGAGGCTGATGGCGAGCAGCAAGGCTACCGCGCGTTCAGCGTGGGCAACATCGGCACGCCCTTTTCGTCGGAGGTTTCCGGCATGGAGCCGGACGACATCGCCGTGCTGGAGCTGAGCAGCTACCAGCTCGAAGGGTGCAGCTCGTTCCGGCCAAACATTGCCGTGCTGACCAACATCACGCCCGACCACATGGATCGCTACGGCGGCGACATTCACGCCTACGCCAGGGCGAAGTTCCGCATTCACGCATCGCAGCAGGCCGGAGATACGCTGATTTACAACCACGACGATCCACTGCTGCGCGCCCATTTCGAGGGTGACGGGCCGTGGCCGTTCAAGGTGGTGCGCACCGGCCTGAAGGCCGAGTCGTTTGAGGGTGTTTCGGAGGACTTTGTTTCGGTGGCTGACGGCTGGATTGTTATCCGGACGGCGGGCCTGACGGAGCAATTCATGCCGGTCGATGAGGTCATGAAGCCAGGGTTTCGCGGCGAGCATAACCTGTACAACGTGCTCTCGTCAGTGGCGGCCGCCCGCGCGGCAGGTGTTCGGGACGACGCGGTGCGCCGGAGCCTCTCGGAGTTCGGTGGCGTCGAGCACAGGCAGGAGTTTGTCGGCTCGTTCTGCGGCGTGGACTGGATCAACGACTCCAAAGCCACCAATGTCAATGCCATGCGTCAGGCTCTCCAGACCGTTCCGGCTGGCATGGTGCTCATTGCTGGCGGGCGCGACAAGGGCAACGACTACGCATCCATCGCCGAGCTGGTGAAGGAGAAGGTCTCCTGCATCGTGGCTATCGGCGAGTCGCGCGGCAAGATTGCGGAGGCGTTTCGTGGCGTTGTGCCGGTCTTCGAGGCCGCATCGCTTCACGAGGCTGTCGAGCTGGCCCGCCAGTCGGCCCGACCCGGCGGGAGCGTGCTCTTTTCGCCTGCCTGTTCAAGCTTCGACATGTTCAGCGATTTCGAGGATCGGGGCAGGCAGTTCAAGCAATCGGTACGGGAGATGGCATCATGCTGA
- the mraY gene encoding phospho-N-acetylmuramoyl-pentapeptide-transferase yields MLYYFLRYINEMFNPPGMRVIEYLTFRASAAAITALLITVFAGPSFIRFLKSHFLEPVKEEAPEEHRKKKDVPTMGGLLIILAVEISALLWAKVDDPHVWLIMLAVLWMGLIGFIDDYRKVVLKIKGGLAGKYKLVGQVALGLVVGFYTWNDPAFSVLLSKTSVPFLKNFSVDYGIFYIPVVIFIITAVSNAVNLTDGLDGLAAGNAAIVTMALGLFAYLGGNAVYAGYLSIPFISGAGEIAVVSMAIVMACVGFLWFNSNPAEVFMGDTGSLALGSAIAVIALMIKQELLLPVLAGIFFIETLSVSMQVAWFKFTKWRFKEGRRIFLMAPLHHHFQLKGWPEQKIVIRFWIISILLFLTSLMTLKLR; encoded by the coding sequence ATGCTCTACTATTTTCTTCGATACATCAACGAAATGTTCAACCCGCCGGGAATGCGGGTGATCGAATACCTGACCTTCAGGGCAAGTGCGGCTGCCATCACCGCTCTTCTGATTACCGTTTTTGCCGGGCCGTCGTTCATCCGTTTCCTTAAATCCCACTTCCTCGAACCGGTCAAGGAGGAGGCTCCGGAGGAGCATCGCAAGAAAAAGGATGTCCCGACGATGGGCGGCCTGCTCATCATTCTGGCGGTTGAAATTTCGGCGCTGCTCTGGGCCAAGGTCGATGACCCGCATGTGTGGCTGATCATGCTTGCGGTGCTCTGGATGGGGCTGATCGGCTTTATCGACGACTACCGCAAGGTTGTGCTGAAGATCAAGGGTGGACTTGCCGGAAAGTACAAGCTGGTCGGGCAGGTCGCACTCGGGCTGGTCGTCGGCTTCTACACCTGGAACGATCCCGCTTTTTCGGTGCTGCTCTCCAAGACGAGCGTGCCCTTCCTGAAAAATTTCTCCGTTGATTACGGCATCTTCTACATTCCGGTGGTGATCTTCATCATCACGGCGGTCTCAAACGCGGTGAACCTGACCGATGGCCTCGACGGTCTGGCGGCGGGTAACGCAGCGATCGTGACGATGGCTCTCGGTCTCTTTGCGTACCTTGGCGGCAATGCCGTCTATGCGGGGTATCTGAGCATTCCGTTCATCTCCGGGGCCGGTGAGATCGCCGTGGTCAGCATGGCGATTGTCATGGCGTGCGTGGGCTTTCTGTGGTTCAACTCGAATCCGGCGGAGGTCTTCATGGGCGACACGGGGTCGCTCGCCCTCGGCAGCGCCATTGCGGTGATCGCGCTCATGATCAAGCAGGAGCTGCTCCTGCCGGTGCTGGCCGGAATCTTTTTCATCGAGACCTTGTCGGTCTCCATGCAGGTGGCCTGGTTCAAGTTCACCAAATGGCGGTTCAAAGAGGGGCGTCGCATCTTTCTGATGGCTCCCCTGCACCACCATTTCCAGCTGAAGGGATGGCCGGAGCAGAAGATTGTTATCCGCTTCTGGATCATCTCGATCCTGTTGTTTTTGACAAGCCTCATGACCCTGAAACTACGATAA
- a CDS encoding UDP-N-acetylmuramoyl-tripeptide--D-alanyl-D-alanine ligase: MKGALIYSDFNRAGRIEASDVDERYQLVDPVVVIDSRKVVEGAVFVALPGERTDGHRFVGAVFANGASWAVVSSEWFSQHGSEHRGEGRRFLVADDPVAAFQQLATAYRERFDIPVIGIGGSNGKTTTKEMVAAVLSTAFKVRVTQGNYNNHLGVPLTLFQLRRDTEMAVIEMGINHPGEMAFLASIARPTHGLLTNIGHEHLEFFGSLDGVAKAEAELFDYLEVSGGTAFVNLDDHRLAAAGASLSRKICYGAVPGEPCAWWAEEVGSDRVGRIAFTLCSEAGIRQPVAMNFIGRHNVTNAVAAAAVGAHFGLAPEQIASGLGELMPASGWKRMELLEAGGVVVLNDTYNANPDSVRLALDTLASLDCSGRKLAVIGDMLELGGNAALEHESIGNYIRQLPIDGCVTIGPLAGSCCQNAQERCLGHFETMDDLDAFLGDYVRPGDAVLFKGSRGMKLELAAEALVKRMTPIKEVSD, encoded by the coding sequence ATGAAAGGGGCGCTGATCTACAGCGATTTCAACCGTGCAGGCCGGATCGAGGCCTCGGATGTCGATGAGCGGTATCAACTCGTCGATCCGGTGGTGGTGATCGATTCTCGCAAGGTGGTCGAGGGCGCGGTGTTTGTAGCCCTTCCGGGCGAGCGCACCGACGGCCACCGCTTTGTCGGCGCGGTGTTCGCCAACGGCGCGTCGTGGGCGGTGGTCTCGAGCGAATGGTTCAGCCAGCATGGCTCGGAGCATCGGGGCGAAGGCCGCCGCTTTCTGGTTGCCGACGATCCGGTCGCAGCCTTTCAGCAGCTCGCTACGGCCTATCGGGAGCGCTTCGACATTCCGGTGATCGGCATCGGCGGCAGCAACGGCAAGACCACCACCAAGGAGATGGTGGCCGCGGTGCTCTCCACCGCCTTCAAGGTGCGGGTGACGCAGGGCAACTACAACAACCATCTCGGCGTGCCGCTGACCCTGTTCCAATTGCGCCGCGATACCGAGATGGCGGTCATCGAAATGGGCATCAACCACCCCGGTGAAATGGCTTTTCTCGCCTCGATAGCGCGGCCGACCCACGGGCTGTTGACCAACATCGGTCACGAGCATCTCGAATTTTTCGGCTCCCTCGACGGCGTGGCCAAAGCCGAGGCAGAGCTGTTCGATTATCTCGAAGTGAGCGGCGGCACGGCTTTCGTCAATCTCGACGACCATCGTCTTGCTGCCGCAGGTGCGTCGCTGTCGCGCAAAATCTGTTATGGAGCTGTGCCGGGCGAGCCGTGTGCGTGGTGGGCCGAAGAGGTCGGCAGCGACCGGGTGGGCCGCATCGCGTTCACGCTCTGTTCCGAAGCTGGAATCCGCCAGCCGGTTGCGATGAACTTCATTGGCCGCCACAACGTCACCAATGCCGTGGCCGCGGCGGCGGTCGGCGCACACTTCGGCCTCGCGCCCGAACAGATCGCCAGCGGTCTCGGCGAACTGATGCCCGCGAGCGGCTGGAAACGCATGGAATTGCTGGAGGCGGGCGGCGTGGTGGTGCTCAACGACACCTACAACGCCAATCCCGACTCGGTGCGTCTGGCGCTCGACACGCTTGCCAGTCTCGACTGCTCGGGCCGGAAGCTCGCTGTGATTGGCGACATGCTCGAACTGGGCGGCAACGCGGCGCTTGAACATGAATCGATCGGCAACTATATTCGCCAGCTGCCAATCGACGGTTGCGTCACTATCGGGCCGCTTGCCGGTTCCTGTTGCCAGAATGCGCAAGAGCGCTGCCTTGGCCATTTTGAGACCATGGATGATCTTGATGCCTTCCTCGGCGACTACGTCAGGCCGGGCGACGCGGTGCTCTTCAAAGGCTCACGTGGCATGAAGCTCGAACTGGCTGCCGAAGCGCTTGTGAAACGAATGACCCCAATCAAGGAAGTATCTGACTGA
- a CDS encoding UDP-N-acetylmuramoyl-L-alanyl-D-glutamate--2,6-diaminopimelate ligase: protein MSDTGNGSACAKLGELIDGLGGLVDRRGACASDRPVSGVSSDSRQIGPGSIFVAVRGFITDGHLHIDSAIEAGAVAIVCEAYPAELRDGVCYLRVTESRKALAELSKNCYGNASDQLMLIGVTGTNGKTTTARLISSMLNAAGIPAGYIGTGLCRIGNRDIELERTTPEPNGLHALFRQMVDAGCCAAVMEVSSHALVLDRVHGLRFRSAVFTNLTPEHLDFHETMEEYAAAKRLLFSRLTDDGFAVLNADDPQAGFMAAGLPNDYLYCCSLSGNSSLCDSDHRFRAFISASTVEGSTAEVTFGAQSATMQVPLPGEYNVMNMLEAFAVGISLGLDPAKALAGLAESEAVPGRMERIWSADRSRCGVVDYAHTPDALQKALETLRAVTPSGSKLSVVFGCGGNRDRKKRPEMGRIAAELADRVILTSDNPRDENPELILDEVEAGMAGRVHLRISDRAEAIRRAVEGLGTGDILLVAGKGHEEYQEVAGRKHHFSDRETLAACFAEVHFEREVKEQS from the coding sequence ATGAGTGACACGGGGAACGGAAGCGCTTGCGCGAAGCTCGGTGAGCTGATCGACGGACTTGGCGGTCTGGTCGATCGCCGGGGCGCGTGCGCGTCTGACCGGCCGGTTTCCGGCGTGAGCAGTGACTCGCGGCAGATCGGGCCGGGTTCCATCTTCGTGGCCGTACGCGGCTTCATCACCGACGGGCATCTGCATATCGACAGCGCCATCGAGGCCGGAGCGGTTGCGATTGTCTGCGAGGCGTACCCCGCCGAACTGCGTGACGGCGTCTGCTACCTGCGCGTCACCGAGAGCCGCAAGGCGCTCGCCGAGCTGTCGAAAAACTGCTACGGCAACGCCTCTGACCAGCTCATGCTGATCGGCGTGACCGGCACGAACGGCAAAACCACCACCGCGCGGCTCATCAGCTCGATGCTCAACGCTGCGGGCATTCCCGCCGGGTACATCGGTACGGGGCTTTGCCGCATCGGCAATCGCGACATCGAACTCGAACGCACCACTCCGGAGCCGAACGGCCTGCATGCGCTTTTCCGGCAGATGGTCGATGCCGGTTGCTGCGCGGCTGTGATGGAGGTCTCCTCCCACGCGCTTGTGCTTGACCGCGTGCACGGCCTGCGCTTCAGGTCAGCCGTGTTTACCAACCTCACACCGGAGCATCTCGATTTCCACGAAACGATGGAGGAGTATGCAGCAGCCAAGCGCCTCTTGTTCAGCCGCCTGACTGATGATGGCTTCGCCGTTCTCAATGCGGACGACCCGCAGGCTGGTTTCATGGCCGCCGGGCTTCCGAATGATTACCTTTACTGTTGCTCGCTTTCCGGGAATTCATCGCTCTGCGATTCGGATCACCGTTTTCGGGCGTTCATCTCTGCTTCGACGGTTGAAGGTTCGACGGCTGAAGTCACTTTTGGCGCCCAGTCGGCCACCATGCAAGTGCCACTTCCGGGCGAGTACAATGTGATGAATATGCTCGAAGCCTTCGCGGTGGGCATCAGTCTCGGTCTTGATCCCGCCAAGGCGCTTGCCGGGCTTGCCGAATCGGAGGCCGTGCCGGGGCGGATGGAGCGGATCTGGAGCGCCGACCGTTCCCGCTGCGGCGTGGTCGATTACGCCCATACGCCCGATGCGCTGCAGAAGGCGCTCGAAACCCTGCGTGCGGTGACGCCCTCCGGCTCGAAGCTCTCGGTGGTGTTCGGCTGCGGAGGCAATCGCGATCGGAAGAAGCGCCCCGAGATGGGCCGCATCGCTGCCGAGCTTGCCGACCGGGTTATTCTGACTTCCGACAACCCGAGGGATGAAAATCCCGAATTGATTCTCGACGAGGTCGAGGCGGGCATGGCGGGCCGGGTGCATCTCAGAATTTCCGATCGCGCTGAAGCCATCCGGCGGGCGGTAGAAGGTCTCGGCACCGGTGACATTCTGCTGGTGGCCGGCAAAGGTCATGAAGAGTATCAGGAGGTGGCGGGCCGGAAACACCATTTTTCCGACCGTGAAACGCTTGCGGCCTGTTTTGCCGAAGTGCATTTTGAAAGGGAAGTAAAGGAGCAGTCATGA
- a CDS encoding penicillin-binding protein: MNEEQGIQQQHAAGSGDRDFGLRLGIIGVLMLVFFTAIVMQLLRIQVLDVGKYREKASRQYVRKIDEHGRRGSILDRHGRPLAESVETISFAADPSRIKDRSQVARLFSQNFGKSSYYYLKKLKRKRRFVWMERNVPVTKAAGLMTAGLKGIDFRREQQRHYLNVAAQLIGLTDRDNLGVSGLEKSFEKRLRGGEGSRVFYRSAIGELYPAPDVEQVPPLGGNSVELTIDADIQAIVEDEIMRAVNEQQATAAMGIVMDVRSGEILAMANYPTFDMNSRKGVTFARMRNRAVTDMFEPGSTFKLVMAAGATEVLHWKASHVVDGHEGLLMIHGKPVRDHEPLGLIPFRKAITESSNVVAASTALQLGPENFYHYATALGFGKKTGVGLIGESSGLLKPVSDWGKLTLPWMGYGYQVMATPLQVLQAYATLANDGARMRPYIVRRIIDPDGRVVMENEPKKVVQALEPESARYITREYFRPVVEEGTGQSAAIEGVAVAGKTGTAQKFYNGSYHGWSHYLSSFVGYFPAENPQYAAIIVVDEPKTAYYASAVAAPVFSRVCGRALACSPEMQRRLELKSPERSRLDGIATVAVPVLQGLSGNEASKLLEWHGLSMGRTGDDDGYVTSQSVAPGTKVRKESRVTVHLERKKKEK; encoded by the coding sequence ATGAACGAAGAGCAAGGGATACAGCAGCAGCATGCTGCGGGCTCCGGTGACCGGGATTTCGGCCTGCGTCTTGGCATCATCGGGGTGCTCATGCTTGTCTTTTTTACGGCAATCGTGATGCAGCTGCTCCGGATTCAGGTGCTTGATGTCGGCAAATACCGAGAAAAGGCAAGCCGGCAGTATGTAAGAAAAATCGATGAGCATGGGCGCAGAGGGAGCATTCTTGACCGTCACGGGCGACCGCTTGCCGAAAGTGTCGAGACCATATCCTTTGCTGCCGATCCCTCCCGCATCAAAGACCGGTCGCAGGTTGCGAGGCTTTTTTCTCAGAATTTCGGCAAGAGCAGCTACTACTACCTTAAAAAGCTGAAGCGCAAACGGCGCTTTGTCTGGATGGAGCGCAACGTGCCGGTTACGAAAGCTGCCGGTCTGATGACCGCAGGACTGAAAGGGATCGATTTCAGACGCGAGCAGCAGCGCCATTACCTTAACGTCGCGGCCCAGCTCATCGGCCTGACCGATCGTGACAACCTTGGCGTCAGCGGTCTGGAAAAGAGCTTCGAAAAGCGGCTTCGGGGCGGCGAGGGCTCAAGGGTTTTCTACCGTTCGGCAATCGGTGAGCTTTACCCGGCGCCCGATGTTGAGCAGGTGCCTCCGCTCGGCGGGAACAGTGTGGAGCTGACCATTGATGCGGATATTCAGGCCATTGTCGAGGATGAGATCATGCGGGCGGTCAACGAGCAGCAGGCCACCGCAGCCATGGGCATCGTGATGGATGTCCGCAGCGGCGAGATTCTGGCCATGGCCAACTACCCGACCTTCGACATGAACTCTCGCAAAGGCGTGACCTTCGCCAGAATGCGTAACCGGGCGGTTACCGATATGTTCGAACCGGGCTCCACCTTCAAGCTCGTCATGGCGGCCGGTGCGACCGAGGTGCTTCACTGGAAGGCTTCGCACGTGGTGGACGGGCACGAAGGGCTGCTGATGATTCATGGAAAACCGGTCAGAGATCATGAGCCTCTCGGGCTGATTCCCTTCCGGAAGGCGATCACGGAGTCGAGTAACGTCGTGGCTGCGAGCACCGCCCTGCAGCTCGGGCCGGAGAATTTCTATCACTATGCCACGGCTCTTGGTTTCGGCAAGAAAACCGGCGTCGGACTTATTGGCGAATCGAGCGGGCTGCTCAAGCCGGTTTCCGACTGGGGCAAGCTGACCCTGCCGTGGATGGGTTATGGCTATCAGGTTATGGCCACGCCGCTGCAGGTGCTTCAGGCCTATGCGACGCTGGCCAATGACGGAGCCCGGATGCGCCCCTATATCGTCAGGCGTATTATCGATCCTGACGGCCGGGTCGTTATGGAGAACGAGCCGAAAAAAGTGGTGCAGGCGCTGGAGCCAGAATCCGCGCGTTACATAACCAGAGAGTATTTCCGTCCTGTGGTTGAAGAGGGCACCGGCCAGTCTGCAGCCATCGAAGGGGTTGCGGTGGCTGGCAAGACCGGAACGGCGCAGAAATTTTATAACGGGAGCTATCATGGCTGGAGCCATTATCTCTCGTCGTTCGTGGGGTATTTTCCGGCTGAAAACCCTCAATATGCGGCGATTATCGTTGTCGATGAGCCGAAGACGGCGTATTATGCATCCGCTGTTGCTGCACCGGTTTTTTCGAGAGTCTGTGGGCGGGCGCTGGCCTGTTCACCCGAAATGCAGCGCCGCCTGGAGCTGAAGTCGCCGGAGCGGTCCCGGCTGGACGGCATTGCGACCGTGGCGGTGCCCGTGCTGCAAGGGCTCAGCGGGAACGAAGCCTCGAAACTGCTCGAATGGCACGGACTTTCGATGGGCAGAACCGGAGATGATGACGGGTACGTGACCTCCCAGAGCGTGGCGCCTGGCACGAAGGTTCGCAAAGAGTCACGGGTGACGGTGCATCTGGAGCGGAAAAAGAAAGAAAAGTGA
- the rsmH gene encoding 16S rRNA (cytosine(1402)-N(4))-methyltransferase RsmH — MGNQEYHEPVLADATTSLLVTRPGIYIDGTLGGGGHSLELLRRLDALDGESLLVGIDQDSYALEAAGQKLQDFGDKAILLRGNFSMVRELLAPVKRGPGEGLEVMGLLLDLGVSSFQIDTPVRGFSYLRDGPLDMRMDPDGPLTAADIVNDYEEQALARLFFRYGEEAHGGRIARAVVSARSVAPITTTGGLAEVVRRACPRKDSPIKTLSRIYQALRIEVNDELGVLQQALEDGFAVLSPGGRFAVISYHSLEDRIVKRFFSARCTADWGPKGLPLREPLKPAEAELVTRKSVQAGEAEVSRNPRARSARLRVIQKL, encoded by the coding sequence ATGGGAAATCAGGAGTATCATGAGCCGGTTCTGGCCGATGCGACCACTTCGCTCCTTGTCACGCGGCCGGGGATCTACATCGACGGAACGCTTGGCGGCGGCGGGCATTCGCTGGAGCTGCTCCGGCGGCTTGACGCGCTCGATGGCGAGTCGCTTTTGGTGGGCATCGATCAGGACAGCTACGCGCTTGAAGCCGCCGGGCAGAAGCTTCAGGATTTCGGCGACAAGGCGATACTGCTCAGAGGCAACTTCAGCATGGTCCGGGAGCTGCTTGCTCCGGTTAAGCGTGGCCCCGGAGAGGGTCTGGAAGTCATGGGGTTGCTGCTCGACCTCGGGGTTTCATCATTCCAGATCGATACACCTGTCCGGGGTTTCAGCTATCTCAGGGACGGCCCGCTCGATATGAGGATGGATCCGGACGGCCCGCTGACGGCCGCCGACATTGTCAACGATTATGAAGAGCAGGCATTGGCGCGGTTGTTTTTCAGGTATGGCGAGGAAGCGCATGGCGGCCGGATTGCCAGAGCCGTGGTGAGCGCCAGAAGCGTTGCTCCTATCACGACCACCGGAGGGCTTGCCGAGGTGGTTCGCCGGGCCTGCCCGCGAAAGGACTCCCCAATCAAGACCCTTTCGAGGATTTACCAGGCGCTGCGGATCGAGGTCAACGATGAACTCGGTGTTCTTCAGCAGGCGCTTGAAGACGGCTTTGCCGTGCTTTCGCCCGGTGGGCGTTTTGCGGTGATCAGTTACCACTCTCTCGAAGACCGGATCGTCAAGCGTTTTTTCAGCGCCCGTTGCACGGCGGACTGGGGTCCGAAAGGCCTCCCGTTGCGAGAGCCGCTCAAGCCGGCCGAAGCTGAACTGGTGACCAGAAAATCGGTGCAGGCCGGTGAGGCCGAAGTCAGTCGGAATCCGAGAGCGCGAAGTGCGCGTCTCCGGGTTATTCAAAAACTTTAA
- the mraZ gene encoding division/cell wall cluster transcriptional repressor MraZ, with protein sequence MPGFIGREQHTVDDKGRLLIPARFRRKFLRQKDEESAEKAKRHEVLYVFKADDGSLELYEPAVWNEKEHQLLKLSDFNPEERLLTTMIYARLDQLELDRSGRIALSREMLDHAGIEREAVVIGANAKMIVWNPDRLTQLLADNAGSFSGLANRYVKGDGKSGVS encoded by the coding sequence ATGCCCGGATTCATCGGTAGAGAGCAGCACACCGTTGACGACAAGGGCCGGCTTCTGATTCCGGCCAGGTTTCGTCGAAAATTCCTTCGCCAGAAGGATGAGGAGAGTGCGGAAAAAGCGAAGCGGCATGAGGTGCTCTATGTCTTTAAAGCTGATGACGGCTCGCTCGAACTCTACGAACCGGCGGTCTGGAATGAAAAGGAGCACCAGCTACTCAAGCTTTCCGATTTCAATCCTGAAGAGCGCCTGCTGACCACCATGATCTATGCCCGCCTCGACCAGCTTGAACTCGATCGCTCCGGAAGAATCGCGCTTTCTCGCGAGATGCTTGACCATGCAGGAATTGAGCGTGAGGCGGTCGTGATTGGCGCCAACGCGAAGATGATCGTCTGGAATCCGGACAGACTCACACAGCTTCTGGCCGATAACGCGGGAAGTTTCTCCGGGCTTGCCAACCGATATGTCAAAGGTGATGGGAAATCAGGAGTATCATGA
- a CDS encoding NYN domain-containing protein codes for MPSKYRETVIDGYNLIHKLRDIAPGEPMASMRERLEAMLTRYRQKSRRHVTVVYDGGGGPRAHSSRGSIEVTYSGSLKSADRWIIDHARSLEPRPGMMLVVSSDREIQRHATAWGARCIDSETFIEELAAMGITTNGDGGPSRKAGEQSTSSAPLSDKEVDYWLRMFDRKK; via the coding sequence ATGCCATCCAAGTACCGCGAAACCGTCATCGACGGCTACAACCTGATTCACAAACTCCGCGACATCGCGCCCGGCGAACCGATGGCCTCCATGCGGGAACGGCTTGAAGCGATGCTCACGCGCTACCGGCAGAAAAGCCGCCGCCACGTTACCGTGGTCTATGACGGCGGTGGCGGGCCGAGGGCTCATTCGTCGCGCGGCAGCATCGAGGTCACCTACAGCGGTTCGCTCAAATCCGCTGACCGCTGGATCATCGACCATGCCCGCTCGCTGGAGCCTCGCCCCGGCATGATGCTGGTGGTCAGCTCCGATCGTGAAATCCAGCGGCACGCCACCGCATGGGGCGCCCGCTGCATCGATTCCGAAACCTTTATCGAGGAGCTGGCGGCGATGGGCATCACCACGAATGGTGATGGAGGTCCGTCCCGCAAGGCCGGAGAGCAAAGCACCAGTTCAGCCCCGCTGTCCGACAAAGAGGTGGACTACTGGCTCAGGATGTTCGACAGGAAAAAATGA